A DNA window from Guyparkeria halophila contains the following coding sequences:
- a CDS encoding NAD+ synthase, whose translation MTDNLNRIDEREVGGLRIALAQINTRVGDCRANASRVIELVARARKEIEARLVVFPELTISGYPPEDLLLREDFVDSCEAQLVRIAGAVGDTAVLIGTPGRDAEGCLQNQAVLIDGGQIVARYAKRALPNYGVFDEKRYFRKGTSSLVAEIDGVPVGVVICEDAWRQGPIEETAAAGARVICVLNASPFHRQKTREREAQIAERVHSSGCAIIYVNLVGGQDELVFDGRSFVSCRTGNHMHLPGFVESIGWTEISATGEVVAHGPSHDWQQGEAEIYRALTTGVADYVRKNGFSGVVLGLSGGIDSSLVLALAVDALGADNVLAVRMPSQYTSPMSLEDAQLQCEALGVRCETLSIAPVFSSFQETLSPLFAGLADDVTEENLQARARGVILMALSNKFGRLLLTTGNKSELAVGYATLYGDMAGGFAPIKDVPKTVVYQLARYRNSLGGTVRPELDAVPERVITREPSAELRADQRDSDSLPAYADLDRIIEAFVEHDSSIEEIVAMGLNEAVVRRVVGMILVNEYKRRQAPPGVRISRRAFGRDRRYPISSGFRPDKIDD comes from the coding sequence GTGACTGACAATCTGAACCGAATCGACGAGCGCGAGGTTGGCGGGCTGCGGATCGCGCTGGCCCAGATCAACACCCGGGTCGGGGACTGTCGCGCCAACGCCTCGCGCGTGATCGAGCTGGTGGCGCGGGCCCGCAAGGAGATCGAAGCCCGGCTGGTCGTCTTTCCCGAACTGACCATCTCCGGCTACCCACCCGAAGACTTGCTGCTGCGCGAGGATTTCGTCGACTCCTGCGAGGCCCAGCTGGTGCGAATTGCCGGGGCGGTGGGCGATACGGCCGTGCTGATCGGCACGCCGGGGCGAGACGCCGAGGGCTGCCTGCAGAACCAGGCGGTACTGATCGATGGCGGACAAATCGTGGCCCGCTACGCCAAGCGCGCCCTGCCCAACTACGGCGTGTTCGACGAGAAGCGCTACTTCCGCAAGGGGACTTCGTCGCTGGTGGCCGAGATCGATGGTGTCCCCGTGGGGGTAGTCATCTGCGAGGACGCCTGGCGCCAGGGGCCGATCGAGGAGACGGCCGCCGCCGGCGCCCGCGTCATCTGCGTGCTAAACGCCTCGCCGTTTCATCGTCAGAAGACCCGCGAGCGCGAGGCCCAGATCGCCGAGCGCGTGCATTCCAGCGGCTGCGCGATCATCTACGTCAATCTGGTTGGCGGTCAGGACGAACTGGTGTTCGACGGGCGGTCATTCGTCTCCTGTCGCACCGGCAATCACATGCACCTGCCCGGCTTTGTCGAAAGCATCGGCTGGACGGAGATCTCGGCAACGGGCGAAGTCGTCGCCCACGGCCCCAGCCATGACTGGCAGCAGGGCGAGGCGGAGATCTATCGCGCCCTGACCACCGGCGTTGCCGACTACGTGCGCAAGAACGGGTTTTCCGGCGTGGTGCTGGGGTTGTCGGGCGGTATTGACTCGTCCCTGGTGCTCGCGCTCGCGGTGGATGCGCTGGGCGCGGACAACGTGCTGGCCGTGCGCATGCCTTCCCAGTACACCTCGCCCATGAGTCTCGAGGATGCCCAGCTTCAGTGCGAGGCGCTGGGCGTGCGTTGCGAAACCTTGTCGATCGCGCCAGTCTTCAGCTCGTTCCAGGAAACGCTCTCGCCCTTGTTCGCCGGCCTGGCGGATGACGTCACCGAGGAGAACCTGCAGGCCCGCGCCCGCGGCGTGATCTTGATGGCCTTGTCGAACAAGTTCGGCCGGCTGCTGCTGACGACCGGCAACAAGTCGGAACTGGCCGTCGGTTACGCGACCCTGTACGGCGACATGGCCGGTGGTTTCGCCCCGATCAAGGATGTCCCCAAGACGGTGGTCTATCAGCTAGCCCGCTACCGCAACTCGCTGGGGGGAACCGTGCGCCCCGAGCTCGACGCAGTGCCCGAACGGGTCATCACGCGCGAGCCCTCGGCGGAGCTGCGTGCCGATCAGCGTGATTCGGATTCGCTGCCGGCCTACGCGGATCTCGATCGGATTATCGAGGCATTCGTCGAACACGACAGCAGTATCGAGGAGATCGTCGCCATGGGGCTGAACGAGGCCGTGGTCCGCCGGGTGGTCGGCATGATCCTGGTCAACGAATACAAGCGTCGCCAGGCCCCGCCGGGGGTGCGTATCAGCCGGCGCGCCTTCGGCCGTGACCGTCGTTACCCGATCAGCTCCGGTTTCCGTCCCGACAAGATTGACGACTGA
- the sucD gene encoding succinate--CoA ligase subunit alpha, which translates to MSILVDESTRVICQGFTGKQGTFHSEQAIAYGTRLVGGVTPGKGGQTHLGLPVFDTVADAVRETGATASMIYVPAPFAADSILEAAAAGIEVIACITEGIPVIDMLKVKAVLAQDYPDACLIGPNCPGLITPDSCKIGIMPGSIHTKGRVGIVSRSGTLTYEAVAQTTTAGLGQSTCVGIGGDPVGGLDFIDCLSRFAEDPQTELVLMVGEIGGGAEEAAAEFIRQGYPKPVVAYIAGATAPAGKRMGHAGAVIAGGKGTAAAKCAALRAAGVHVVDSPAELGVTAARVLESQSEGMSTS; encoded by the coding sequence ATGAGCATTCTGGTCGATGAATCCACCCGGGTTATCTGCCAGGGGTTTACCGGGAAACAGGGCACCTTTCACTCCGAGCAGGCGATCGCGTATGGCACGCGTCTGGTCGGCGGGGTGACGCCCGGCAAGGGCGGGCAGACACACCTGGGCCTGCCGGTGTTCGATACGGTCGCCGATGCCGTGCGGGAAACCGGTGCGACGGCGAGCATGATCTACGTGCCCGCGCCCTTTGCCGCGGATTCGATTCTCGAGGCCGCCGCGGCCGGTATCGAGGTGATTGCCTGCATCACCGAGGGCATCCCGGTGATCGACATGCTGAAGGTCAAGGCCGTGCTGGCTCAGGATTACCCGGATGCCTGCCTGATCGGACCGAACTGCCCGGGGCTGATCACGCCGGATAGCTGCAAGATCGGCATCATGCCGGGCTCGATCCACACCAAGGGGCGCGTCGGCATCGTGTCTCGTTCCGGCACTTTGACCTACGAGGCCGTCGCTCAGACCACGACCGCCGGTCTCGGCCAGAGCACCTGCGTCGGTATTGGTGGCGACCCGGTTGGCGGGCTCGATTTCATCGACTGCCTGTCGCGCTTTGCCGAAGACCCGCAGACCGAGTTGGTGCTGATGGTGGGTGAAATTGGCGGCGGGGCCGAAGAAGCCGCCGCCGAGTTCATCCGGCAGGGGTATCCCAAGCCCGTGGTGGCGTACATTGCCGGCGCGACGGCGCCGGCCGGCAAGCGCATGGGGCATGCCGGGGCGGTGATTGCCGGGGGCAAGGGGACCGCGGCGGCGAAATGCGCGGCCCTGCGTGCCGCCGGCGTGCACGTCGTGGACAGCCCGGCCGAGCTGGGCGTCACGGCCGCCCGCGTGCTCGAGAGCCAGTCCGAGGGCATGAGCACATCGTGA